The genome window TTGACGAATGCCCTCACTGGCGTAAGGGAAAGCACTACGCCCATCTGGCCAGCGTTGAAATTGGTAAATCACTCCTGGAATATTTTTAGAGATTTTCTCCAAGCGAGCAGAAATTTCTGCTGTTTGATGCCTAGATTGCAGCAACCGCCACAACAAAATAGCAATACTAACCAACAAAGTAATGACTAATACAATGGCTCTGGTACTTTCTTTTTCCCAGCGATATAGGTAGTGATCGGCAGACAGCGCGACTTGAACATAAAAAGGATAATTATCAAGCCGTTTGAAACTGCCCACTCGTTGTACGCCATCGGTACTGGCGACATAAGTGAGACTGCCACTATATTCGCCGGCTTCAAGGCGACGACGGATGTCGTTATCAGGTGGAAGTGGTTGATTAAAATCAGTTTCTTTTAAGCGTGGTTGTCGTTGGATCAATTTAAAATTATCGCTACGCCGCAGCAAAACCACCCCACCCGGCCCTGTGTCAATACTGGCAAAATACCGAGCAAATGTGGCGAGATCAATGACGGCATTGACCGTACCTAAAAAATTTCCTTTTTCATCACGAATGGCGCGTGCCTGAATCAGCGACCATTTTCCAGTAGAACGACTGACCAAAGCCTCTGAAAAAACATGACTTTCCGAACTGTCCCGTAACATTTGAAAATGGGGACGATCACTGATATACCAATTTTTTCAGAGTCGTATAATAATACTTTTCAAATAGGAGAGAATAATGAACAAAAGATATGAAGATTTAGAAGAATTAATGTCAACAGGTGAAGCGAGAGAAGTGAAGCGAGCGATGGCAGTAAGAATGTCTTTGCTTGGTTTTGTGCGTGCGGAAGCGGCTTTAGCGTGTTGTGTCAGTGTGCAATTTGTGGATAAATGGAAAGCCATTTATTTAGCGTCAGGGGTTGAAGGATTAAAGTTAGCGTATAAAGGCTCACCAGGGTATTTAAAGCCGCGTGAACGAGAAGATGTGATTAATTGGATACAAGAAAAGAAGACAATAACAATAGAGGAACTAAAGAGATACTTAAAAGAGGAGTATGATGTTTTCTATTCTTCAAATACTTCTTATACTAAATTATTAGAAGAAGCGAATTTAAGTTATAAGAAGACACACAAAGAGAATTCGGCAAAAGATGAGGTAAAAGTGGAAGCTAAAAAAAAAGAGATTAAGGATTTAATAGATAAGGAGCGTGAACAGATAGAAAGTGGAGAGGTAATGTACTGGATGCAAGACGAAAGCCATCAGTTGTGGGGAGATATTTGTGGTTATGTTTGGTCGAAAAAAGGAGAAAGAACGTCAATAAAGATGAGTAATTATCGCACTTCTCAAACGTGGTATGGAGCGGTGAATATTTATACGGGAGAATTTATTTTAGATAGGGCAAAGAAAGCTGATACAAAATATACGATAGACTTTATTAACTGGCTCATTTACAGATATAAAGAAGCCCGTCATGTGATTATTTGGGATGGTGCAAGTTATCATCGTTCTGAAGGTTTAAGAACTTATTTAGAGAAATTAAATGGGGGACTTCCAGAATCAGAATGGAAAGTTCGTTTATTAAGATTTGCACCTAATGCCCCAGAGCAAAATCCAGTCGAGGATATTTGGCTTCAAGGTAAGAATTGGGTCAGAAAGAATTTTCATCGTC of Thioflexithrix psekupsensis contains these proteins:
- a CDS encoding IS630 family transposase yields the protein MNKRYEDLEELMSTGEAREVKRAMAVRMSLLGFVRAEAALACCVSVQFVDKWKAIYLASGVEGLKLAYKGSPGYLKPREREDVINWIQEKKTITIEELKRYLKEEYDVFYSSNTSYTKLLEEANLSYKKTHKENSAKDEVKVEAKKKEIKDLIDKEREQIESGEVMYWMQDESHQLWGDICGYVWSKKGERTSIKMSNYRTSQTWYGAVNIYTGEFILDRAKKADTKYTIDFINWLIYRYKEARHVIIWDGASYHRSEGLRTYLEKLNGGLPESEWKVRLLRFAPNAPEQNPVEDIWLQGKNWVRKNFHRLSSFKEVTMFETFLSGKVFKFNKIKQYLIPNI